ATCATccacaataaaaattgaaccaGTTTTGCATCCAACAAATCTAACCACACATATTAATCAAACACAAGCTTCGCATGATGATATAACCTCACAATCAGAAAAATTGTTACCAATATTTACATATCCATCCACGAATAATACgtacaattattttatctacCAAGGGAATCATCCTTTGAATCAAACTTTAGATGAATTACTAAATCCACTTAAAGAATTATTACTTAATTCTCAATCGACTACACCTTttgtacaaacaaaaaataatctcaTTAAATTCACCccaaatacttttaatttttcagaaattccTAGCACAGTACAAACACCTTTTTCGGTCTCTCCAACAACTGAGAATAATAGTTATGAAACATCAACGttgattaatgaaaatattaaactgaattctgaaatatttataagtaaaaatatttcaataaaaatattttcaacacctgcaccagaaaataaaaatatcacaaatgaatggccaaatatgaaatataatcaaAAGAATTTAGACGATTCAGATATTATACCAATATTACGTGAAATATTTCCAAGAAGTACCACTCAAAAAATTGAGACGACAACGAAATCATTTGGTTCAAATGATGATACAACATTTGTATATAGCAATCAAACTGATGTATTCGATTACGAAACATATGAAGAAGTTTCAACTAATAAAAGTGTTCAAACGACAGAATATTCAATAAAAGAcgaaaaaccaataaaatataataatttaactgaTGTTATAATGAAGATTTATAACGACGATGAAGTTATAAAAGATTTGGAACGAAACAATGATTTATTAAGACGTGTACACGATGCTATTGTTAAAGATTCGATGAATAATAATCAAACATTATtgataaatcaatcaaatacaCAAACAATTTATCATACAGTTATGATAACATTGTTGGGTATCGCGATTGGTATATTTTTAGCAATTATTATAGcatctattatattatacatgacTGACACCTCGCGGAAAGTAGCGAAACATACACGAGCACGATTACAGAATACtgtaatgaataaaaaagaTTATGTACCAAATTCTGTACATTATATACAACGAGATGAATTTATGACGCCATTACAAGgtatgattgtttattttttattttaaataatagtttttgagttatttttaatctgatttgataaaaaaaattgtgatcgTTTGTAATTGCGTTATTGCATTCATAAAGGTAGAATATGAGATGTGAATCATACGACTCCGTGGCGCAACGGTAGCGCGTCTGACTCCAGATCAGAAGGTTGCGTGTTCAAATCACGTCGGGGTcaagagtttaatttttttcgttattaataattatatgaatagtttattattaaattataacaaaaattttaattttaatttgtattgttATTAGTGATCGACAAAACCACATTTTCAGTCGAAATTTCAGATATTGTCTGCTTTAAACCGAGAACGAATACCAAAATCTATTTAGGTGTTAAAATTGATATCgtcctaaattattttatgttttttcaaaatatctgaGTTTTAAAATCTCGACAGactatttttcaagtttcaattGAGCCAAAAGCCCAAAGCTTTGGCCGTTTTCGAAATTAAACCGAAACCAATTTTTTTGGTCGGATTTGTACAAACCAAAACCGAAATTTTGACcagatattaattaaatgattatgttttattttctttatagaacGAATTACAATTTTCAATCCAAAATTTACGGCAGAACCTGAATCAACCTTTGGAAATCTATTAACAACAGATTGTCGAGATAAGGTGAATCGATTTATAACGGATACATTACGAGGTAATTCCATACAACTTACCATTCTTTAACCCCGGACTAATAAGAGAGgcgttataagtttaacgtgtttgtgtatctgtgtgtctgtctgtggcatcggaGCTCTTAAGCAGATCAATCAATTTtcagctatgttttaagtgcaattttagggtttcgtacccgattACAACTAGAAAaaaggtgatgatcttcaaacggctgagcacgtttttgaaaactgtacatatattttgccTGTGTAAAGCAATCCCCACTCCTATTTctagtgttatggaagggggataagtgagaaaaagGGAGCTGAAAGCTATATCGGAACGGCTTTTACCagaatttacttttaaacccagcgaagcatTAATATGTATTTGTCGTACGTGGGGTACCTAGCTATCTTTGgaggtgggtatcaagctagtacctAATAAAATATGTCTATTTATTTCTAGTGGTTTATGACAACACATACGATCATCCACAATCACCGCCAACAAATGGACAATTTGTGGGTAGTACATTTTTTGCATCAAAATCAGATCAATCTGCTGAGCATTTATACGATGAAATACCAGCATGGAAACAACCTAAACCAATAGCACAAGCACAATTACCTCAATACAGTGAAACATGTGAATATGTGACAAAAAGTGATGGACCTGATATTATTACCACTAAActatagttttaagtttttttgtatatgtaggTATTGTTTTTTTCAGGCGTTATTGTAAGAATTAGAGATCGTTTATTCGTTACTTAAAAAAGGTGGTTCCACTCTCAAGTTCGATTTCTATTTGTATGATATGTAATTACCGCACCACAAAGCGATTTTGATACcgagaatattattattagctattttctatgaaatttaaCCTATAGAACACGGGAATTGCAACCAAATTTTTCTGTCATATCTGGTTACTAAGTTATAACTGTTTCGTTTATAGGTGGTATGTTAATATGGTACTCCTGTGCATAAAGTGCTCTCTCCTCTAAGTTGCGAAAAcactttatttgtattataaatccAACATGGGGATAACTCAAAGAACTTGGTTATTACGAAAAACAAGATCTCAACTCTTTTACTCCTCAACCACACTCTCCTGGAGTATCCTCGTCAAAGTTAGCCGAAATGAAACACTAACTAACACACTCTTGTCTTAGTACTTAGCTACCAGcgcctttttatttattttcgagtCCGAGTGCGGCAATTACATATAACCTATAACCTCTCGATCTCCTAGCATTTTTGTATATTACCCCTAATGGCtaatattcattaaatgaaGAGATCACATAAAAACCCcccaaaaatgtaaataattttgtaatacgCTACATTTGTCCCAAAGACAGGGTCGGATTAACGATCTTTAactgatttttttgtaataatttatgtaaccataatatttttgtttaaaataaatcggaatacattatttattccaGCATAAGTCTTTATATCATATACCAAGAACGAGTTAATGAAGGTAGGTTCAAACTCATTATCATTTCCGAAAG
This genomic interval from Chrysoperla carnea chromosome 1, inChrCarn1.1, whole genome shotgun sequence contains the following:
- the LOC123298308 gene encoding uncharacterized protein LOC123298308, producing MKYNQKNLDDSDIIPILREIFPRSTTQKIETTTKSFGSNDDTTFVYSNQTDVFDYETYEEVSTNKSVQTTEYSIKDEKPIKYNNLTDVIMKIYNDDEVIKDLERNNDLLRRVHDAIVKDSMNNNQTLLINQSNTQTIYHTVMITLLGIAIGIFLAIIIASIILYMTDTSRKVAKHTRARLQNTVMNKKDYVPNSVHYIQRDEFMTPLQERITIFNPKFTAEPESTFGNLLTTDCRDKVNRFITDTLRVVYDNTYDHPQSPPTNGQFVGSTFFASKSDQSAEHLYDEIPAWKQPKPIAQAQLPQYSETCEYVTKSDGPDIITTKL